In the genome of Leeuwenhoekiella sp. MAR_2009_132, one region contains:
- a CDS encoding DUF4254 domain-containing protein — translation MITHTAKRIFERAVDDYHVENNVDQPFKNPFDTEVDFLEHLLYRKAWIDTVQWHYEDIIRDPQIDPVAALKLKRQIDSSNQERTDMVEYIDSYFLKEYKDIEPNDSATVNTESPAWAIDRLSILTLKIYHMEEEANREDASDEHRAACQKKLDILLEQRVDLCAAIDTLIIDIRNGDKYMKVYKQMKMYNDDELNPVLRNQNKAI, via the coding sequence ATGATTACACATACCGCAAAGCGCATATTTGAGCGCGCTGTTGATGATTATCACGTAGAAAACAATGTTGATCAGCCTTTTAAAAATCCGTTTGATACAGAAGTAGATTTTTTAGAGCATTTATTATATCGTAAAGCCTGGATTGATACCGTACAATGGCATTATGAAGATATCATACGCGACCCGCAAATAGATCCTGTAGCTGCTTTAAAGCTAAAGCGTCAAATAGACTCTTCAAATCAGGAGCGTACAGACATGGTTGAATATATTGACAGCTATTTTTTAAAAGAGTATAAAGATATTGAGCCTAATGACAGTGCTACCGTAAATACCGAAAGTCCCGCGTGGGCAATAGATCGCTTATCTATACTTACGCTTAAGATTTATCACATGGAAGAGGAAGCAAATCGTGAAGATGCTTCTGACGAACATAGAGCGGCCTGCCAGAAAAAGCTTGATATTTTATTAGAGCAACGTGTAGATTTATGTGCAGCAATAGATACTCTTATCATAGATATTCGCAATGGTGATAAATACATGAAAGTCTATAAACAGATGAAAATGTATAACGACGATGAGCTGAATCCGGTATTGCGTAACCAGAATAAAGCAATTTAA
- a CDS encoding glycosyltransferase family 9 protein: MATKSPHILCIRFSAMGDVAMTVPVLIALTRSYPNLEITVVSKPFFAPIFKPLERVHFFEADVKNTYKGALGLYKLFKNLNPERFTAIADLHNVIRSNVLKSFFRFRGNHIAQIDKGRAAKKALTRPTNKNFEPLETTHERYASVFKKIGYPVVLNGSEFLPKQNLNTRVRDLLGNEPLKWLGIAPFAAHDGKKYPLELLDKILSELSTKPYKIILFGGGKEEEQLLNSFALKYKNHVSVAGRFTFAEELALISHLDAMLAMDSGNGHLAALFGVPTLTIWGVTHPHLGFAPYGQMPENQLLADREQFPAIPTSVYGNKVPQGYDKAMHSILPGDVLERIYILLD; this comes from the coding sequence GTGGCTACTAAATCGCCACATATATTATGCATCCGCTTTTCGGCGATGGGTGATGTGGCGATGACGGTTCCGGTACTAATCGCTTTGACACGCTCGTATCCTAACCTGGAAATCACAGTGGTGTCAAAGCCTTTTTTTGCTCCCATTTTTAAGCCTTTAGAACGGGTTCATTTTTTTGAAGCAGACGTTAAGAATACATATAAAGGAGCTTTAGGCTTGTACAAGCTCTTTAAAAACCTCAATCCAGAACGATTTACAGCTATTGCAGATTTGCATAACGTCATACGTTCTAACGTGCTAAAATCTTTTTTTCGCTTCCGCGGAAATCATATAGCTCAGATAGATAAAGGCAGAGCAGCTAAAAAAGCCTTAACGCGCCCTACAAATAAAAATTTTGAGCCGCTTGAGACGACTCATGAGCGCTATGCTTCTGTTTTCAAAAAAATAGGATATCCTGTTGTTCTAAACGGTTCTGAATTCTTACCGAAACAAAATTTAAATACTCGAGTACGCGATTTATTAGGTAACGAACCTCTTAAATGGCTGGGAATAGCACCGTTTGCTGCGCATGATGGTAAAAAATATCCCTTAGAATTGCTTGATAAGATTTTGTCTGAATTAAGCACAAAGCCTTATAAAATCATTCTTTTTGGCGGTGGAAAAGAAGAAGAACAGCTTCTAAATTCATTTGCATTAAAATATAAAAACCACGTCAGTGTCGCCGGTCGTTTTACCTTTGCTGAAGAATTGGCGCTAATCTCTCATTTAGATGCGATGCTTGCAATGGATAGCGGTAATGGGCATTTAGCAGCGCTTTTTGGAGTTCCTACACTCACAATCTGGGGTGTAACCCATCCTCATTTAGGTTTTGCTCCCTACGGGCAAATGCCCGAAAATCAATTACTCGCAGATCGAGAACAATTTCCTGCAATACCCACCTCGGTGTATGGTAATAAAGTTCCTCAGGGATACGATAAAGCCATGCACAGCATTTTACCAGGTGACGTTTTAGAACGCATTTATATACTTTTAGACTAA
- a CDS encoding NAD(P)H-dependent flavin oxidoreductase, translating to MKKTLKQLLAIEHPIIIAPMFLVSNVAMVTAAMQAGTAGCIPALNYRTLPELREAITQLKASKTENGAFGFNLIVNKSNLKFPDQLTVCCEMGVDFIITSLGNPKQVIEESHKKGILVFCDVVNLEQALKVESLGCDAVIAVNNEAGGHRGSISPKQLIEELDAALKIPVISAGGVGNKAELDEKLSYGAVGVSIGSPFIASEEAGVSNEYKEACVTYGKKDIVVTQKISGTPCTVINTPYVQEIGTEQSWIESLLNKNKWLKKYVKMLRFLKGTNMVTKAAAGATYKTVWVAGPTIEHTKAIEPLKKIIERFI from the coding sequence ATGAAAAAAACGCTAAAGCAGTTGCTTGCTATTGAGCACCCTATCATTATCGCTCCTATGTTTTTAGTCTCTAATGTTGCGATGGTAACAGCCGCGATGCAAGCGGGTACAGCAGGCTGTATACCGGCATTAAATTACCGCACCCTACCCGAATTACGAGAAGCAATTACACAATTAAAAGCTTCAAAAACAGAAAATGGCGCTTTTGGCTTTAATCTTATCGTAAACAAATCAAATCTTAAGTTTCCAGATCAATTGACTGTCTGTTGTGAGATGGGTGTTGATTTTATAATAACTTCTTTGGGTAATCCAAAACAGGTTATAGAAGAATCTCATAAAAAAGGAATTCTCGTTTTTTGTGATGTGGTAAATCTTGAACAGGCCTTAAAAGTTGAAAGTCTAGGTTGTGATGCGGTTATTGCGGTAAACAATGAAGCTGGCGGCCACAGAGGAAGCATTTCACCTAAACAATTAATAGAGGAGTTAGATGCTGCATTAAAAATACCTGTAATTTCTGCAGGAGGCGTGGGTAATAAGGCAGAGCTCGATGAGAAACTGAGTTATGGTGCAGTAGGAGTAAGTATTGGTAGCCCATTTATAGCTTCTGAAGAGGCCGGGGTTTCTAATGAATATAAAGAGGCCTGTGTAACGTACGGCAAGAAAGATATAGTCGTGACTCAAAAGATAAGCGGAACGCCGTGTACGGTGATCAATACGCCTTACGTTCAGGAAATAGGTACAGAGCAATCGTGGATTGAGAGTCTACTCAATAAAAATAAATGGCTTAAGAAATATGTAAAAATGTTACGTTTCTTAAAAGGAACGAATATGGTGACAAAAGCTGCTGCAGGGGCAACCTATAAAACTGTCTGGGTTGCTGGCCCAACCATAGAGCATACAAAAGCAATTGAACCGTTAAAGAAAATTATTGAGCGGTTTATTTAA
- a CDS encoding ferredoxin--NADP reductase, which translates to MSDFHALTIQDITRETAQAVSITFGVPDALKNDFRFKAGQYVTLKTKIDGKEVRRAYSLCSTPQSGLLKIAVKEVEGGTFSVLANNKLTVGESLEVHPPEGKFFVEPNGENNKDYAAFAAGSGITPVLSIIKTVLEEEPKSRFVLLYGNRTVEETIFHKELLELQLQYPERLFIEFVYSRKQETDSHFGRIEKATVNFVLKNKFKSHDFDQYFLCGPEEMIKGVSAVLAENSIPEDKIKFELFTSSSDGEEIAEALDGITQLKIVVDDEEFELTINQDKVVLDAALENDIDVPYSCQGGICSSCIARVTEGTAVMRKNQILTDGEVAEGLILTCQALATSANLTVDYDDL; encoded by the coding sequence ATGAGCGATTTTCACGCACTTACTATACAAGATATTACTCGCGAAACAGCCCAGGCTGTTAGCATCACATTTGGAGTTCCAGATGCTTTAAAAAACGATTTTAGATTCAAAGCCGGGCAATATGTTACTTTAAAAACCAAAATTGACGGTAAAGAAGTACGCAGAGCCTACTCTTTGTGCTCTACACCACAAAGCGGTCTTCTTAAAATAGCTGTTAAAGAAGTTGAAGGTGGTACTTTTTCTGTACTTGCAAATAACAAATTAACCGTAGGCGAATCATTAGAGGTACACCCTCCTGAAGGTAAATTTTTTGTTGAGCCTAATGGCGAAAACAATAAAGACTATGCTGCTTTTGCTGCAGGAAGCGGAATTACCCCGGTGCTTTCTATCATTAAAACAGTTTTAGAAGAAGAGCCTAAAAGTAGATTTGTATTGCTTTATGGAAACAGGACTGTTGAAGAAACTATTTTTCACAAAGAGTTATTAGAATTACAGCTTCAATACCCGGAGCGACTATTTATAGAATTTGTATACAGTCGTAAGCAAGAGACAGATTCCCACTTTGGCCGTATCGAAAAAGCTACAGTAAACTTTGTGCTGAAAAATAAGTTTAAATCACATGATTTTGATCAGTACTTTTTATGTGGTCCTGAAGAAATGATTAAAGGAGTTAGTGCTGTTTTAGCTGAGAACAGTATTCCTGAAGACAAAATTAAGTTTGAATTATTTACAAGCTCTAGTGACGGTGAAGAGATTGCTGAAGCTCTAGATGGCATCACCCAACTTAAAATCGTAGTAGATGATGAAGAGTTTGAACTTACTATAAACCAGGACAAAGTAGTTCTTGACGCCGCATTAGAAAACGACATTGATGTACCTTACTCCTGTCAAGGAGGTATTTGCAGTAGTTGTATCGCACGAGTAACCGAGGGTACAGCTGTAATGCGTAAAAACCAGATTCTTACAGATGGTGAAGTGGCAGAAGGATTAATCTTAACCTGCCAGGCATTAGCTACTTCAGCAAACTTAACTGTTGATTATGATGATTTATAG
- a CDS encoding DUF5687 family protein yields the protein MIKHFINLEWKSFFRSAAFQTNIILKIFMALGALYFIGIFTLAGVGAYFGLEKAGFEPLETLNSFMIYYVVVDLMIKYFLQKMPVVNIKPLLLLPFKKAKIVDFAMGKTMLSFFNIIHAFFFIPFSIVLVVQGYDPLHVITWHLGMLGMIYLNNFINVFLNDALALVVGLGTVIAAFGALQYYEIFDITAYTGIFFQGLFEYLWLFIIPLLLAFLLYRFAHNYFLKRLYLDAGLATKAQAASTENLDWLDRFGKTAVFLKNDIKLIKRNKRSRTTIIMSVVFLFYGLLFFSGGIESYDNPFMKIFAGIFVSGGFMFSFGQFVPSWDSSYYPLMMTQNIKYQEYLKSKWMLVVIATAISTVLGAFYLYFGWEAYAAILVGGIFNMGVNGHVVLLGGAYIKTPIDLTSNKKAFGDSSSFNVKTLLITMPKLLLPIALYALGHFTLGPVFGYALVALAGLAGFAFRDYMFRKIEEVYKAEKYKTIAAYKQKN from the coding sequence ATGATTAAACACTTTATAAATCTAGAATGGAAAAGCTTTTTTAGATCAGCAGCGTTCCAGACTAATATTATTCTGAAAATATTTATGGCGCTGGGTGCGCTTTATTTTATTGGGATCTTTACACTTGCGGGTGTAGGAGCTTATTTCGGATTAGAAAAGGCAGGTTTTGAACCCTTAGAAACACTCAATAGCTTTATGATTTACTATGTGGTAGTAGATCTCATGATTAAGTATTTCTTACAAAAAATGCCGGTGGTAAATATTAAACCGTTGCTGTTGCTTCCCTTTAAAAAGGCAAAGATTGTAGATTTTGCGATGGGTAAAACCATGCTTTCCTTTTTTAATATAATTCACGCATTTTTCTTTATTCCTTTTAGCATTGTTTTAGTGGTACAGGGGTATGATCCGCTACACGTGATTACCTGGCATTTGGGAATGTTAGGGATGATTTACTTAAATAATTTTATCAATGTATTTCTGAATGATGCGCTTGCACTCGTAGTGGGTTTAGGAACTGTAATTGCTGCTTTTGGCGCGCTTCAGTATTATGAGATTTTTGATATAACCGCTTATACCGGCATCTTTTTTCAAGGTTTATTTGAGTATTTGTGGTTATTTATTATCCCGCTACTTTTGGCATTTCTCTTATATAGGTTTGCCCATAATTATTTTCTAAAACGTTTATATTTAGATGCTGGTTTGGCAACAAAAGCACAGGCAGCTTCTACCGAAAATTTGGACTGGTTAGACCGTTTTGGTAAAACAGCAGTTTTTCTTAAAAATGATATTAAACTTATTAAGCGAAACAAGCGCTCACGTACGACGATTATCATGAGTGTTGTTTTCCTGTTCTACGGTCTGTTATTTTTCTCTGGCGGTATCGAGAGTTATGACAACCCTTTTATGAAGATTTTTGCGGGAATTTTTGTTTCTGGCGGGTTTATGTTCAGTTTTGGTCAGTTTGTACCAAGTTGGGATAGTTCGTATTATCCCTTAATGATGACGCAGAATATAAAATACCAGGAATATTTAAAGTCAAAATGGATGTTAGTGGTTATTGCTACAGCAATTTCTACTGTACTGGGTGCATTTTATCTCTATTTTGGTTGGGAAGCGTATGCAGCAATACTGGTGGGCGGTATTTTTAATATGGGAGTAAACGGTCACGTAGTTTTACTGGGAGGCGCTTATATAAAAACGCCTATAGATTTAACGAGTAATAAAAAAGCATTTGGTGATAGTTCGTCTTTTAACGTAAAAACATTATTGATTACGATGCCAAAATTATTACTTCCCATAGCGCTGTATGCACTAGGTCATTTTACACTAGGACCTGTTTTTGGCTATGCTTTAGTGGCACTTGCCGGTCTTGCCGGTTTTGCTTTTAGAGATTATATGTTCAGAAAAATAGAAGAGGTTTATAAAGCCGAAAAATACAAGACCATTGCGGCTTACAAGCAGAAAAATTAA
- a CDS encoding ABC transporter ATP-binding protein: protein MIHIHDLTKTYNGVTVLKIDELSIPKGEAFGLVGNNGAGKTTLFSALLDLIQPTTGYIQNGESKVNESEAWKSHTASFIDESFLIGYLTAEEYFYFIGELRGQNKADVDALLAGFADFFNDEILNKRKYLRDLSKGNQKKVGIVATLIGSPDVIILDEPFANLDPTTQFRLKGIIKKLAADTDITVLVSSHDLIHVTEVCERIVVLEKGSVVKDIKTSEATLKELEAYFSKEDDNAVIV from the coding sequence ATGATACATATTCACGATTTAACAAAAACGTACAACGGGGTAACCGTATTAAAAATTGACGAACTCAGTATTCCTAAAGGAGAAGCTTTTGGCCTGGTGGGTAATAACGGAGCCGGCAAAACGACCTTGTTTAGCGCATTACTTGATTTGATACAACCTACTACCGGCTACATTCAAAATGGAGAAAGTAAAGTAAATGAAAGCGAAGCCTGGAAATCACACACGGCTTCATTTATTGATGAGAGTTTTCTAATAGGCTATTTAACTGCGGAAGAATACTTCTATTTTATTGGAGAATTGCGTGGACAAAACAAAGCCGATGTTGATGCATTACTCGCTGGTTTTGCCGACTTTTTTAATGATGAGATCCTTAACAAGCGCAAGTATCTGCGCGATCTTTCTAAAGGTAATCAAAAGAAAGTAGGTATTGTAGCAACTTTGATAGGTTCGCCAGATGTAATCATCCTCGATGAACCTTTTGCCAACCTTGACCCTACCACACAATTTAGACTGAAAGGTATTATTAAAAAACTGGCTGCAGATACAGATATCACCGTTTTAGTATCTAGTCACGACCTCATTCACGTAACCGAAGTTTGCGAGCGCATCGTGGTTCTTGAAAAAGGAAGTGTGGTTAAAGATATCAAAACCTCTGAAGCAACGCTTAAGGAATTGGAAGCCTATTTTAGTAAGGAGGACGATAATGCTGTAATTGTTTGA
- a CDS encoding tetratricopeptide repeat protein yields MQTQVQKILILAVLVGVLMGCSRKKDKFLSRNFHALTTEYNTLFNGRQAFEQGRDALIDNYQDNFWAILPVERLENPEFVPLPGDAIDPSFKLSEEKAIKAIQKHSMQINGTERNPQMDEAFMLLGKSRYYDMRFVRALEAFNYILAYYPASNNIAQAKIWKEKTNLRLDNTKIAIERLHKLLEEEKKLDAQDYADASAMLAQGYITENRIDSALVYIEKAAFLTRKNEEKGRYYFIKGQLYDLIDQPQLANANYDKVIALNRKSPRRYMINAYVNKIANFDYETQDQEQLFELLTDLENNRENRPYLDIINYQFAQFYQNVGRQDSAVAYFNKSLASKSADKFLVSRNYLSLGELNFDNSDYLAAGAYYDSTLAFIPEKSREFRDINKKRTNLNDVILYEGISKRNDSILKLVNMSSAERNTYFEEYITQLKEERAKDSVAAAIAEATIANNEFFVADASNQPPAGSTFYFYNPVQIAQGKLDFKSRWGSRPNEDNWRISNKQGAFQEQSTASGSKDLLETSENGLYNVKTYLSKIPSEKPVIDSISTARNFAYYQLGLIYKEKLKEPQLAIQRLETLLNNNPEERLVLPAKYNLYQLYLDQNDAFNRDKFKNDILINYADTRYASIIKNPEKALTQDEDSPEVLYNKLYRMFENQEYETVLLNSDRYIDEFAGDAFVPKFELLKATAIGRYKGFEAYEEALNYVALNYPNQEEGKRAKELIDKALPQLKSDEFVADSKALSFKLLYVFNTSEKDLMKNTEDTLTAYLKEEAPETITASADVYDAATSFLVVHGFKNTVEALFFAEKLKEVEPSTLTREPVLISTDNYRIVQIHKNLEAYKNREVE; encoded by the coding sequence TTGCAAACTCAGGTACAAAAAATACTCATCTTAGCGGTGCTAGTGGGAGTTCTTATGGGATGCTCCCGTAAGAAAGATAAATTTCTAAGCAGAAATTTTCACGCACTTACTACAGAATATAACACGTTGTTTAATGGTAGACAAGCCTTTGAGCAGGGTCGTGATGCGCTTATAGACAATTATCAAGATAATTTTTGGGCAATTTTGCCTGTAGAGCGTTTAGAAAATCCGGAGTTTGTGCCTTTACCCGGCGATGCTATTGACCCCAGTTTTAAACTTTCCGAAGAAAAAGCTATAAAAGCCATACAAAAGCACAGTATGCAGATTAATGGCACAGAGCGTAATCCGCAAATGGACGAGGCGTTTATGCTTTTAGGAAAATCACGCTACTACGATATGCGTTTTGTGCGCGCACTTGAGGCATTTAATTATATTCTCGCTTATTATCCCGCCAGTAATAACATCGCACAGGCAAAAATCTGGAAAGAAAAAACAAACCTTCGGTTAGATAATACAAAAATTGCAATTGAGCGGCTACACAAACTTCTAGAGGAAGAAAAAAAGCTAGACGCACAGGATTATGCAGACGCTTCAGCTATGTTGGCACAGGGGTACATCACTGAAAATCGTATAGATAGCGCACTTGTTTACATAGAGAAGGCAGCCTTTTTAACGCGTAAAAATGAAGAAAAAGGCAGGTACTATTTCATTAAAGGCCAGTTATACGATTTAATAGATCAGCCACAACTGGCAAATGCAAACTATGATAAGGTCATCGCGCTAAACCGCAAATCACCGCGGCGTTATATGATTAATGCCTATGTAAATAAAATTGCAAATTTTGATTATGAGACTCAAGATCAGGAGCAACTTTTTGAACTCCTGACAGATCTTGAGAACAATAGAGAAAACAGGCCTTATTTAGATATTATAAATTATCAATTTGCTCAATTTTACCAGAATGTAGGTAGGCAAGATTCGGCTGTTGCCTATTTTAATAAATCCCTTGCATCTAAGAGTGCAGATAAATTTCTCGTTTCTAGAAACTACCTAAGTCTGGGAGAACTCAATTTTGATAATTCAGACTACCTCGCTGCAGGGGCTTATTATGACAGTACTTTAGCGTTTATACCCGAAAAATCGAGAGAGTTTAGAGACATAAATAAAAAACGAACTAATCTCAACGATGTAATTTTATATGAGGGTATTTCAAAACGCAACGATAGTATTTTAAAATTAGTAAATATGAGTTCCGCAGAGCGGAACACTTACTTTGAGGAATATATTACTCAGTTAAAAGAAGAACGTGCAAAAGATTCTGTCGCAGCAGCAATTGCTGAAGCTACGATTGCAAATAATGAATTTTTTGTTGCTGATGCCAGTAATCAGCCACCTGCAGGGAGCACCTTTTATTTTTACAATCCGGTTCAAATTGCACAGGGCAAATTAGATTTTAAATCGCGTTGGGGTAGCAGGCCTAATGAAGATAACTGGCGCATTTCTAACAAGCAGGGAGCCTTTCAGGAACAAAGCACAGCTTCCGGCTCTAAAGACCTGCTGGAAACCTCAGAAAACGGACTTTATAACGTAAAAACTTATCTGTCTAAAATTCCATCAGAAAAACCGGTCATAGACAGTATTTCTACGGCGCGCAATTTTGCGTATTATCAGTTAGGTCTTATTTATAAAGAAAAACTAAAAGAACCGCAGCTTGCCATACAGCGTCTTGAGACCTTATTAAATAATAATCCTGAAGAACGACTTGTTTTACCGGCAAAATATAATTTGTATCAATTGTATTTAGATCAAAATGATGCGTTTAACAGAGATAAATTTAAAAATGATATCTTGATAAACTATGCAGACACGCGTTATGCAAGTATTATAAAAAATCCTGAAAAAGCGCTTACTCAGGATGAAGATAGCCCAGAAGTGCTGTATAACAAATTGTATAGAATGTTTGAAAATCAAGAGTATGAGACTGTACTTTTAAATTCAGACAGATATATTGATGAGTTTGCAGGCGATGCTTTTGTCCCTAAATTTGAATTGCTGAAAGCTACAGCAATTGGGAGGTACAAAGGTTTTGAAGCCTATGAAGAAGCTTTAAACTATGTAGCGCTTAATTACCCCAATCAGGAAGAAGGTAAACGAGCAAAAGAGCTCATAGATAAAGCATTACCTCAGTTAAAAAGTGATGAGTTTGTAGCAGACTCAAAAGCATTAAGTTTTAAGTTACTGTATGTTTTTAATACTTCTGAAAAAGACTTAATGAAGAATACAGAAGATACACTTACGGCATATTTAAAAGAGGAAGCTCCTGAGACAATTACAGCCTCTGCAGATGTTTACGATGCAGCCACGAGTTTCCTGGTAGTACATGGTTTTAAAAACACTGTTGAAGCCTTATTTTTTGCTGAAAAACTGAAAGAGGTAGAGCCGTCAACTTTAACAAGAGAACCTGTTTTAATAAGTACAGACAATTATAGAATCGTACAAATACACAAGAATTTAGAAGCTTATAAAAATCGAGAAGTTGAATAG
- a CDS encoding polymer-forming cytoskeletal protein translates to MRKDKVANNLDQGSKQNRISDGTSIIGDVKSQGDFRLDGTLEGKMESTGKVVIGKNGLLKGTLICKEADVEGTVEGILKVDELLNLRASAVINGEVATGRLAVEPGAGFNASCVMGNGVKNLTSDVRKEAGKSA, encoded by the coding sequence ATGAGAAAAGACAAAGTAGCTAACAATTTAGACCAGGGAAGCAAACAAAATAGAATAAGTGATGGTACGTCTATCATAGGAGATGTAAAATCTCAGGGAGACTTCAGGTTAGATGGCACTCTTGAAGGAAAGATGGAGAGTACCGGCAAAGTAGTTATAGGAAAAAATGGTCTTTTAAAAGGAACGCTTATTTGTAAAGAAGCAGACGTAGAAGGTACTGTAGAGGGGATATTAAAGGTAGACGAACTTTTAAACTTAAGAGCCAGTGCGGTGATTAATGGGGAAGTTGCAACCGGAAGATTGGCAGTAGAACCGGGCGCCGGTTTTAATGCAAGTTGTGTGATGGGTAATGGAGTAAAAAACTTAACTAGCGATGTCAGAAAAGAAGCCGGAAAATCAGCTTAG
- a CDS encoding AtpZ/AtpI family protein, which translates to MSEKKPENQLSTWARFSTIAIQMGGTIFLGNLFGGWLDKKFETTYLESTITLLAVFLSMYIVIRGVKQLNK; encoded by the coding sequence ATGTCAGAAAAGAAGCCGGAAAATCAGCTTAGTACCTGGGCAAGGTTTTCTACCATAGCCATACAAATGGGAGGAACCATATTCCTGGGAAACCTCTTTGGCGGCTGGTTAGACAAAAAATTTGAAACCACCTATTTAGAATCTACAATCACTTTACTTGCCGTATTTCTTTCGATGTATATCGTTATAAGAGGAGTAAAACAACTTAATAAATAA
- a CDS encoding DUF6168 family protein — MLIKRLLNYFVIIAVLFFLGYFLHSYIIETNDLSHPFSLLHIYLFQAIATLIICGSFEILATFSKRFAEQLGFIYLATMVGKIGLFCLVFNNILFSDIILTKPDSLSLLIPIFIYLFYEVIVITKILNRNA, encoded by the coding sequence ATGCTTATAAAGCGTCTACTTAACTATTTTGTAATTATAGCAGTTCTATTTTTTCTAGGATACTTTTTACATAGCTATATTATCGAAACTAATGACCTATCGCATCCTTTTTCATTGTTACATATTTATTTGTTTCAAGCTATAGCAACTTTAATTATTTGTGGAAGTTTTGAGATTCTCGCAACTTTCTCAAAGCGTTTTGCAGAGCAATTGGGCTTCATTTACCTTGCAACGATGGTTGGTAAAATAGGATTGTTCTGTTTAGTGTTTAATAACATCTTGTTTTCAGATATAATTTTAACAAAACCAGACAGCCTTAGTTTGCTGATACCCATATTTATTTACCTGTTTTATGAGGTGATAGTGATTACAAAAATCTTAAATAGAAACGCTTAG
- the atpB gene encoding F0F1 ATP synthase subunit A has translation MKIAKLPIQFLTVLMFLTIGNAATAQEHSVAESNDAGTLDTQEEIDEYIQHHIKDSHDFHLYSYTGDDGVRHSVGLPLPVIVWGSNGPAAFMSSAFHHDINGEVIVEAGGSRFVNLHDKIYELEEGATAVEMGEDHHPVNAHMPLDLSITKSVVGILVIGLLMLIWFSSLARQYKKRTIPKGFGRVLEPLVIYVRDELARPNIGEKKYRKFTGFLLTVFFFIWILNLLGLTPFGFNVTGQLAVTAALAIFTLIIYTFSGNKDYWMHILWMPGVPYLIRPVLAVIELVGAFIIKPFSLLVRLFANISAGHIVIMSLIAIMITLKGELTPAGSTLLSFVLSLFITLIEVLVAFLQAYIFTMLSALFIGMAVAEHDHDHDHAHDAKGHDKVDAEDIRADFI, from the coding sequence ATGAAGATAGCAAAATTACCTATCCAATTTTTAACCGTTTTGATGTTTCTAACTATTGGAAACGCGGCCACGGCTCAGGAACACAGCGTTGCAGAAAGTAATGATGCTGGTACTTTAGACACTCAGGAAGAGATAGATGAGTATATTCAACATCACATAAAAGATTCTCACGATTTTCATTTGTATTCTTATACGGGAGATGATGGTGTGCGTCATTCTGTAGGTTTACCATTACCTGTAATTGTATGGGGATCTAATGGGCCTGCAGCATTTATGTCATCAGCTTTTCATCATGATATTAATGGTGAGGTTATTGTTGAAGCAGGCGGGAGCCGTTTTGTAAATCTTCACGATAAAATTTATGAGCTGGAAGAAGGAGCAACTGCAGTCGAGATGGGTGAAGATCATCATCCTGTAAATGCACATATGCCTTTAGACTTATCAATCACAAAAAGTGTTGTAGGTATTTTGGTAATAGGTTTGCTTATGCTTATCTGGTTTTCATCTTTAGCCCGTCAATACAAGAAAAGAACAATTCCAAAAGGTTTTGGAAGAGTGTTAGAACCTCTAGTAATTTATGTACGAGACGAGTTAGCAAGACCAAACATTGGAGAAAAGAAATATCGAAAATTCACAGGATTTTTATTAACGGTTTTCTTTTTTATCTGGATTTTGAACCTTTTAGGATTAACTCCTTTTGGATTTAACGTTACAGGGCAATTAGCAGTAACTGCAGCTCTTGCGATATTCACCTTAATAATTTACACTTTTAGTGGTAATAAAGATTACTGGATGCACATCTTGTGGATGCCGGGAGTACCGTATCTAATACGTCCTGTCTTAGCAGTAATCGAGTTAGTGGGAGCGTTCATAATAAAACCATTTTCATTATTAGTTCGACTTTTTGCAAACATCTCTGCGGGACATATTGTAATCATGAGCCTTATTGCAATTATGATAACCCTTAAGGGAGAATTGACACCTGCGGGATCAACACTTTTATCGTTTGTATTATCCTTATTTATAACATTAATAGAAGTGCTTGTTGCATTTCTACAAGCCTATATCTTCACCATGCTTTCCGCTTTATTTATTGGGATGGCTGTTGCAGAACACGATCACGATCATGACCACGCGCACGATGCAAAGGGTCACGATAAGGTTGATGCAGAAGATATAAGAGCAGACTTTATTTAA